The genomic region GAGGCTCTCGGTCACGTCGTCGTACATCACGAGGTCGGAGTGCCAGAGCCAGCCTGAAACCCCGAAGGTCGCGGTCTCTCCCGCGACCTCGCGCTCGGCGACCACGCTCGACCCACAGAGCGGGCAGAAGGTGACGGCGAGTGGGTCGCCCGCGACCACGTCGTTGACTATCTCGTGCCAGCGCATGACCCGGAGGGGGTACGCCCGAACGACGCCGTCGATGGCCAGCCCGATGACCTCGTCCTTCGGATGCAGCCGCGGTTCGATGGGCAGAATCTCGCCGAACTCGGTTCGCGCCTCGAACCGGATTCCCGCCCAGTCCGCGCCGAAAGCTGGCTCCGTGATGGCCGGGATGGCGTCCTGTAGCGCGCCGCGGACCAGCTCGGACTCGGGGACCGGCAGGTCGGTCGCAGTCGGTCGTCCAGGACCCGTCGGTGAGCGTCCAGTCGAGCCGCCTGCCTCCTGCGCGCCCAGCTGAATGCATCCCGCGAGGCCGACGCTCCCCGACAGCCCCGCGCCAGCCAGGCCGGTCGCTGCCAGCCGTTCGAGGTAGCGTCGTCGCTCCATGCGGGGAGTCACGGGAGCAGGGGCAAAGACCTCTCGCGGTCGTGCGTCACGGACTCACACGACCAGAGAGACGATGATGGGGTCCAGCGTATCAGTGGGTATGCGACCCTCCAGACGCCGACTACTCGCCGCGAGTGCGAGCAGCATCGCCGGACTGGCGGGCTGTCTCGGGCGCATCGGCGGCGGTCCCGCCGCGCCCGGCCCAGGGGAACTCCACGCCCTCGACGTCGGCGGCTCTCCCGGCGGTATCGTCCCCGTCCACCCCGCCGACTCGGTCGTCGTGCTGGACTTCTTCGCGACGTGGTGTGCGCCGTGCAAGCCCCAGATGGCGGAGCTCCGGACCGTCCGCGAGGAGTTCGGCGACGAGGTCTCCATCGTCTCCATCACGGGCGAGACCGACCGAGGGACGGTCGCGGACTTCTGGACCGAGTATCAGGGTACCTGGCCGGTTGCCATCGATTCGAGTGGTGAAACCGCCCGTGAACACGACGTTCGCGGCCTACCCACGATGCTCGTGTTCCCACCCGGTGGAGGGGCCGGCGACGAGGTCTGGCGACACACCGGCCTCGCCGCGGCCGGAGACGTGATTTCGGCTATCGAAGACGCCTCTGCGAACTGAACTCGGCGGCTTTTAGTGCTCACGCCCGGGACTCCGTGGCGATGACCGAGGACCACCCGCTCGCGACCGTCGAGACGCTCGCCCTCGTCGCGCTGGGTGGCTTCGCCGGGGCGAACGCCCGGTTCGTCGTGGACCAGGGGCTGTCTGGCCTCCCGACCGGACTTGCTGGGACTCTCGCCGCCAACATCTGTGGCTGCGTCTTGCTCGGGTTCGTCCTCTACGAGGAGGTCCACGTCGGCGTGTTCTCCCGGCAACTCCGAGTCGCGCTGGGCACCGGCTTCCTGTCGTCCTTCACGACGTACAGCACATTCGCCGTCGAGACCGCGACGAGCGCGCCGATGCTCGCGCTCGCAAACGTCGGCGCGAACTACGCCCTCGGATTTGCCGGGGTGCTGCTCGGCCGCTGGCTCGCACTTTCCTTTGCTGCGGAGGTGGATGCCTGATGGCGATTGCGCCGGCGTATCTGGTGGGCCTGGGCGGGGCGCTCGGGGCTGTGTTACGGCACTGGGTGTACGCCCACCTGAAGCGCGAGGGCGACCCGGTCCCCAGGGCGACCCTGACGGTGAACGTGCTGGGGAGCATCGTGCTGGGGTTCGTGACGTTCTCCGGAGCTGGTGGTGACGTGGCGCTGTTCGTCGGAACCGGGGCATGTGGGGCCTTTACGACCTTCTCGAGCTTCGGCTTCGAGACCGTTGATAGGTGGTCCTCGGGCGAGAAGCGGGCGGCGGTGCTGAACGCGGGTGGGAATCTGGTGTTGTCGCTTGGTGGGGTTGCGGTCGGGTGGCTGGTGGCTGGCTTCGTGGTCTGAGACCTGCAATTCTGGGTTACTGGAACCGCTTCGTTTTCGAGATATCTCTGAGAGTGTCTGGTGGACGTGTTCTTCGACTACAATCACTGGTGTCCATGACCGCCCCGCACCACACCCTCCCCAGCCGATTTCGAGGCTCGTTCCGCTCCGCTCCACTGCGCTTCTCATCCCTCGCGCGAGTCGATGGGCAGCCTCACTCACGCTCGGCCTGCCCGCCAGCACGCGCCACCCGGAAACCTCGAAGAATACCATCTGACCCGGTCCCCCACAATCGACCAGTATCGACTGTAACGGTAGAACTTTCATGGACGCTTGCTACGCCACAGATATGACCTCGCTCGGACTGGTGGTCGCGGAGTTCAACGCGCCCGTCACGGAGCAGATGGAGGAGGCCGCCCGCGAGGCGGCCGAGTCGGCCGGTGCTGACATCGTCGAGACGGTCCAGGTGCCCGGCGCGTACGATTCGCCCCTCGCGGCGGACCGCCTTGCGCGTCGCGACGACGTGGACGCGGTCGCGGTCCTCGGGTCCATCATCACCGGGGACACCGACCACGACCAGGTCATCGGGCACGCGACCGCCCAGAAGCTGACCGACGTGAGCCTCGAACGGGACAAACCCGTCACGCTCGGCGTCACCGGTCCGGGGATGAGCGCGGCCGAAGCCTACGAACGCGTCGAGAACGCGGCGTCGGCCGTCGAGGGTGCTGTCAAACTGGTAGAACGACTATGAGTATGGAATTCGCAGACCGCGTAACGAGAGTCGAACCGTCCGCAACCCTGGCAATCTCGAACAAGGCGTCGGCCCTGGAGGCCGACGGCGTGGACGTGGTTGACCTGAGCGTCGGCGCGCCGGACTTCCCGACGCCGGAGAACATCGTGCAGGCCGCCGAGGACGCCATGGAAGCCGGCCACACCGGCTACACGTCCTCGAACGGCATCCCGCAGCTGAAAGACGCCATCGTGGAGAAGCTCCGCGGTGACGGCCTCGAGCAGTACGAGGCGGAGAACATCATCGTGACCCCGGGCGCGAAGCAGGCGCTGTACGAGGTCATCCAGGCCCTCATCGACGACGGCGACGAGGTCGTCCTCCTCGACCCGGCGTGGGTGTCCTACGAGGCGATGGTGAAGATGGCCGGCGGGTCGCTGAACCGCGTCGACCTCTCCGAGTCGGACTTCCAGCTCGAACCCGCACTCGACGACCTCGCCGCTGCCGTCAGCGACGAAACCGAGTTGCTCGTCGTGAACTCGCCGTCGAACCCGACCGGCGCGGTGTACTCCGACGCCGCACTCGAGGGTGTTCGCGACCTCGCCGTCGAGCACGACTTCGCGGTCATCTCCGACGAGATCTACAAGGAGATCACCTACGGCGTCGAGATGACGAGTCTGGGCACGCTCGAGGGCATGGAGGACCGCACCATCACGGTCAACGGCTTCTCGAAGGCCTACTCGATGACCGGCTGGCGGCTGGGCTACTTCGCCGCGCCGGAGGAACTCGTCAGCGAGGCGGGC from Haloarchaeobius sp. HME9146 harbors:
- a CDS encoding TlpA disulfide reductase family protein, translated to MRPSRRRLLAASASSIAGLAGCLGRIGGGPAAPGPGELHALDVGGSPGGIVPVHPADSVVVLDFFATWCAPCKPQMAELRTVREEFGDEVSIVSITGETDRGTVADFWTEYQGTWPVAIDSSGETAREHDVRGLPTMLVFPPGGGAGDEVWRHTGLAAAGDVISAIEDASAN
- a CDS encoding CrcB family protein → MTEDHPLATVETLALVALGGFAGANARFVVDQGLSGLPTGLAGTLAANICGCVLLGFVLYEEVHVGVFSRQLRVALGTGFLSSFTTYSTFAVETATSAPMLALANVGANYALGFAGVLLGRWLALSFAAEVDA
- the crcB gene encoding fluoride efflux transporter CrcB, which codes for MMAIAPAYLVGLGGALGAVLRHWVYAHLKREGDPVPRATLTVNVLGSIVLGFVTFSGAGGDVALFVGTGACGAFTTFSSFGFETVDRWSSGEKRAAVLNAGGNLVLSLGGVAVGWLVAGFVV
- the ribH gene encoding 6,7-dimethyl-8-ribityllumazine synthase; its protein translation is MTSLGLVVAEFNAPVTEQMEEAAREAAESAGADIVETVQVPGAYDSPLAADRLARRDDVDAVAVLGSIITGDTDHDQVIGHATAQKLTDVSLERDKPVTLGVTGPGMSAAEAYERVENAASAVEGAVKLVERL
- a CDS encoding pyridoxal phosphate-dependent aminotransferase, whose translation is MSMEFADRVTRVEPSATLAISNKASALEADGVDVVDLSVGAPDFPTPENIVQAAEDAMEAGHTGYTSSNGIPQLKDAIVEKLRGDGLEQYEAENIIVTPGAKQALYEVIQALIDDGDEVVLLDPAWVSYEAMVKMAGGSLNRVDLSESDFQLEPALDDLAAAVSDETELLVVNSPSNPTGAVYSDAALEGVRDLAVEHDFAVISDEIYKEITYGVEMTSLGTLEGMEDRTITVNGFSKAYSMTGWRLGYFAAPEELVSEAGKLHSHSVSCATNFVQHAGVEALQNTDEAVAEMADAFEDRRDLLVDLFAEHGVDVAVPDGAFYMMLPVDDDDTAWCEGAIEDAHVATVPGSAFGTPGYARLSYAASEERLREGVERLADAGYL